Proteins co-encoded in one Daphnia carinata strain CSIRO-1 chromosome 3, CSIRO_AGI_Dcar_HiC_V3, whole genome shotgun sequence genomic window:
- the LOC130698664 gene encoding isoaspartyl peptidase/L-asparaginase-like: MNKVEPVVVIHGGAWAIPENISNASRNGVKLAAKKAYEILKNGGSALDAVEAAVVILEDEPVFDAGKGSCLNAAGLIEMDASIMDGTSLKAGAVAAVANISNPICLARMVMEQTDHCLLVGEGANMFANECNIPSVDPSSLITEACLDEWQTFEKYKSAVDSLFNNQINALPLGHDTVGAVAMDANGRIAAATSTGGITGKRVGRVGDSPLIGSGTYAIDEIGGVSCTGHGESIIKICLAKHIICLMERGMKAQEAVEQSLQLMNSKVKGAGGVICISASGEAAFHFTTERMAWAIAKADVLSWGLDPKEYNTEKMA; the protein is encoded by the exons atgaaTAAAGTAGAGCCTGTTGTAGTAATTCATGGTGGGGCCTGGGCAATCCCTGAAAATATTAGTAATGCAAGTAGAAATGGGGTCAAGTTAGCGGCTAAAAAAGCttatgaaattttgaaaaatggtgGTTCAGCTCTTGATGCTGTTGAAGCGGCAGTTGTTATTCTTGAAGATGAACCAGTATTTGATGCAGGGAAAGGTTCATGCTTAAATGCTGCTGGTTTGATTGAAATGGATGCTTCTATTATGGATGGCACTTCTCTGAAAGCTG GAGCTGTTGCAGCAGTGGCAAACATTAGCAACCCAATTTGTTTGGCTCGGATGGTTATGGAACAAACTGACCATTGCTTGCTTGTGGGTGAAGGAGCAAATATGTTTGCCAATGAGTGCAATATACCCAGCGTAGACCCATCTAGTTTGATCACTGAAGCGTGTCTTGATGAATGGcaaacttttgaaaaatataaaagtgcTGTAGATTCTTTATTTAACAATCA AATCAATGCACTGCCACTTGGACATGACACTGTCGGAGCTGTTGCCATGGACGCCAACGGTCGAATTGCAGCCGCGACATCCACAGGAGGTATCACCGGTAAAAGAGTGGGCCGGGTTGGAGATAGTCCTCTAATAG GAAGTGGAACTTATGCAATTGACGAAATTGGTGGCGTGTCCTGTACTGGCCATGGAGAATCTAtcataaaaatatgtttagcCAAACATATAATCTGCTTGATGGAAAGAG GCATGAAAGCTCAAGAAGCTGTTGAGCAATCCCTACAGTTAATGAATTCAAAAGTAAAAGGAGCTGGTGGGGTAATTTGTATCAGTGCATCCGGTGAAGCCGCCTTTCACTTCACTACCGAACGAATGGCGTGGGCAATTGCCAAAGCGGATGTCTTATCGTGGGGTCTCGATCCAAAAGAGTACAACACTGAAAAGATGGCCTAA
- the LOC130698665 gene encoding isoaspartyl peptidase/L-asparaginase-like, producing the protein MNKVEPVVVIHGGAWAIPENISNASRNGVKLAAKKAYEILKNGGSALDAVEAAVVILEDEPVFDAGKGSCLNAAGLIEMDASIMDGTSLKAGAVAAVANISNPICLARMVMEQTDHCLLVGEGANMFANECNIPSVDPSSLITEACLDEWQTFEKYKSAVDSLFNNQINALPLGHDTVGAVAMDANGRIAAATSTGGITGKRVGRVRDSPLIGSGTYAIDEIGGVSCTGHGESIIKICLAKHIICLMESGMKAQEAVEQSLQLMNSRIKGAGGAICISASGEPAFQFTTGRMAWAIAKSDVFFWGLDPNECNIEKMA; encoded by the exons atgaaTAAAGTAGAGCCTGTTGTAGTAATTCATGGTGGGGCCTGGGCAATCCCTGAAAATATTAGTAATGCAAGTAGAAATGGGGTCAAGTTAGCGGCTAAAAAAGCttatgaaattttgaaaaatggtgGTTCAGCTCTTGATGCTGTTGAAGCGGCAGTTGTTATTCTTGAAGATGAACCAGTATTTGATGCAGGGAAAGGTTCATGCTTAAATGCTGCTGGTTTGATTGAAATGGATGCTTCTATTATGGATGGCACTTCTCTGAAAGCTG GAGCTGTTGCAGCAGTGGCAAACATTAGCAACCCAATTTGTTTGGCTCGGATGGTTATGGAACAAACTGACCATTGCTTGCTTGTGGGTGAAGGAGCAAATATGTTTGCCAATGAGTGCAATATACCCAGCGTAGACCCATCTAGTTTGATCACTGAAGCGTGTCTTGATGAATGGcaaacttttgaaaaatataaaagtgcTGTAGATTCTTTATTTAACAATCA AATCAATGCACTGCCACTTGGACATGACACTGTCGGAGCTGTTGCCATGGACGCCAACGGTCGAATTGCAGCCGCGACATCCACAGGAGGTATCACCGGTAAAAGAGTGGGCCGGGTTAGAGATAGTCCTCTAATAG GAAGTGGAACTTATGCAATTGACGAAATTGGTGGCGTGTCCTGTACTGGCCATGGAGAATCTAtcataaaaatatgtttagcCAAACATATAATCTGCTTGATGGAAAGCG GCATGAAAGCTCAAGAAGCTGTTGAGCAATCCCTACAGTTAATGAATTCAAGAATAAAAGGTGCAGGCGGCGCCATTTGCATCAGCGCTTCCGGTGAACCTGCTTTTCAGTTCACCACTGGGCGAATGGCGTGGGCAATTGCCAAATCGGACGTCTTTTTCTGGGGCCTCGATCCAAATGAATGCAACATTGAAAAGATGGCCTGA